The sequence AGGATTGCGCCGTTCCCCGCGCCCCTTCGGCGGTTGCGCGGCCTGTTGCGTCGTCCCTGTGACCCTTGAGGGCTGTGCCCCCTCGAACGGGGGAGGCTGTGCAAAACGGCTGTACGGGGCAGCAACCATTGCGTTATGGGCGTCCTCTCGGGCATGCTCCGGGGAACCCTCCCGCGTCGAGAGCGGGATCTGGGCAGAGGAGGCGTGCCGCCGTACCCTTGGGGGTATGGGGTTGGGAAGATGATTCCCGGACACAGCTCCGCAGCTCCTGTCGGCCCACCCAAGAGGATCCGAACGCCGAGACACCCATGGCCGGTCACGAATTCGAACCCGCGGACCGCAAGCGCCCCGTCGCCGATCCCACGGCGGCCGAGCCCTTGGCGGCGGAAGAGGCACGCCAGTCCTGCGACCCGGCGTTCAAGCACGGTGTCGTCGTGGGCTTCGACGGCTCGACATCGAGCGAGCGCGCCCTCGCGTACGCGATCGGCATGGCCTGCCGCTCCGGATCGGGCCTGATCATCGTGCACGTCGCGAACCGGCTGCCCACCACGGTGTGGGCCGGCTGCGAGCCCCCGGTCTTCGTCGACGTGCCGGACCACCGCACCGAGGTGCTCGGGCTGGAGCTCGCCTGCGCGGAATACCTGGCCGAGGTCCCCTGGATCCTCGTCGAGCGCGGCGGCGACATCTGCCACGAACTCGAAGAGGTGGGGCGGGAGTACGAGGCCGACGCGATCGTGGTGGGGTCGACCCACGGGATCGTCGGGCGCATCTTCGGCTCGGTCGCGGGGCGGCTGGCCAAGCGGGCGCAGCGGCCTGTGGTCGTCATTCCGTAACCTGGTCCGCGGCTCGGTTCCGTCCCAGGTGGAGTGTGTGCCGGGGCGTGCCCAACTCCCTTTCCCGGCACGGGAAAACTACTCGTGCGTAGATGTGTTCGTGTACTTGTGAAGGGCATATAGGGGGCAGGTTTGCCGTCGCAGGACGGCATGCTGCCGGCCGGAGCGTGACGGTTACCGGTAGTTGGCAGCCGGCCGGGGTTTTGGGCGGCCCCGGTGAATGAACGGACCCCCGCGTGTCTGGTGGCTACACGTGGGGGTCCGTTCTGTTGCGGTGCCTCTGCGGGTGGGTGGGGGCTGGTCGCGCAGTTCCCCGCGCCCCTGGAGGCAAAAGACCGCGCCGTTCCCCGCGGCCCTGATGGGGCCTATTCCACTGTTACCGACTTCGCGAGGTTGCGGGGCTTGTCGATGTCCCTGCCCAGGGCCAAAGCCGTGTGGTAGGCGAGGAGTTGGAGGGGGATGCCCATCAGGATCGGGTCCAGTTCGTCCTCGTTCTTGGGGACGAGGATCGTCTGGTCGGCCTTCTCCTGGTGCTGGTGGGCCACGGCGAGGATCTTGCCGCTGCGGGCCTTGATCTCCTCCAGGGCCGCGCGGTTCTTCTCCAGCAGGTCGTCGTCCGGGACGATCGCGACCGTCGGCAGCGCGGGCTCGATCAGCGCGAGCGGGCCGTGCTTCAGCTCGGAGGCGGGGTAGGCCTCGGCGTGGATGTACGAGACCTCCTTGAGCTTCAGCGAGGCCTCACGGGCCACCGGGTAGCCGCGTACCCGGCCGATGAAGAGCATCGAGCGGGCCTCGGCGTACTGCTCGGCCAGCTTCTTGATCTCGTCCTCCTGGTCGAGGATCTCCGTGATCTGGCCGGGCAGCTTGCGCAGGCCCTCGATGATCCGCTTGCCGTCGGAGACCGACAGGTCGCGGGTGCGGCCCAGGTGCAGGGCGAGCAGCGCGAAGGCGACCGTGGTGTTCGTGAAGCACTTGGTGGAGACCACGCACACCTCGGGCCCGGCGTGCACGTACATGCCGCCGTCGGCCTCGCGGGCGATGGCGGAGCCGACGACGTTCACGATGCCGAGGACCCGGGCGCCCTTGCGCTTCAGCTCCTGCACGGCGGCCAGCACGTCGTACGTCTCACCGGACTGGGACACCGCCACGTACAGCGTGTCGGGGTCGACGACGGCGTTGCGGTAGCGGAACTCCGAGGCGGGCTCGGCGTCCGCGGGGATACGGGCCAGCTCCTCTATCATCTGGGCGCCGATCATGCCCGCGTGGTACGAGGTGCCGCAGCCGAGGATCTTCACGCGGCGGATCTTGCGCGCCTCGCGGGCGTCCAGGTTCAGCCCGCCGAGGTGCACGGTCGAGAACCGGTCGTCGATCCGGCCGCGCAGCACCCGGTCCACGGCCTCGGCCTGCTCGTGGATCTCCTTGTGCATGTACGTGTCGTGGCCGCCCATGTCGTAGGAGGCGGCCTCCCACTCCACGGTGGTCGGCTCGGCCGTCGTACGGGTGCCCTCGGTGGTGTACGTACGGAAGTCGTCGGCCTTCAGCGTCGCCATCTCGCCGTCGTCGAGCGTGACGATCTGACGGGTGTGGGTGACGAGCGCGGCGATGTCCGAGGCGACGAACATCTCCTTCTCGCCGATGCCGAGGACGACCGGGGAGCCGTTGCGCGCGACCACGATGCGGTCCGCGTGGTCGGCGTGCATCACGGCGATGCCGTACGTGCCCTCGATCAGCCGGAGGGTCTCGCGGACCTTGTCCTCCAGCTTCTCGGCCGGGGAGCGGGCGATGAGGTGCGTGAGAACCTCGGTGTCGGTCTCCGAGAGGAACTCGACGCCCTCCGCCTCCAGCTTCTTGCGCAGGTCGGAGGCGTTGTCGATGATGCCGTTGTGGACGACCGCGACCTTGTTGTCGGCCGACATGTGCGGGTGCGCGTTCTCGTCGGAGGGGGCGCCGTGGGTGGCCCAGCGGGTGTGCGCGATGCCCGTGGTGCCGGCGAAGCGCTTGGGGACGCGGGCCTCCAGGTCACGGACGCGGCCCTTGGCCTTGACCATCTTCAGACCGGCCGTCTTCGGCGACGTCACGACGAGACCGGCCGAGTCGTAGCCGCGGTACTCCAGGCGCTGCAGGCCTTCCAGGAGAAGCGGCGCCACGTCGCGCCTGCCGATGTATCCCACGATTCCGCACATACAGAAAAGTTCCTAGCCGTAGACGATGCGGCGTACCTGCCGGAGCGTGAGCTCCGGCGGTGCGACCGCGCGGTATTTGAGATCCGCCGTGATCCGTTCGAAGATCGCCGAGTTGACCAGGCCCTGTGCCTGGAGCTCCCGGTGGCGGCGACGGACGTAGTCCTCCGTCGTCTCGTCGAAGTAGGCGAGCACGTCCTGGATCACCCGCAGCGCCTCGCCCCGGCTGAGCGCCGAGGAACGCGTGAGATGGTCAACAAGGTCGTCGTGCACCCGTTGATCCTGAGGTAAAGCGCGGGCAATCGCAAGAATCCTGCCCGATTTCGGGCAAGGGGCTGTTGAAACTCTTATGGGAGCCTGTTCGGGGCCTGTTCACCCTGCGGCCCGCGGACAGATGGTTGCCGGGAGCACCTTTCAAGCCATGGACATTCCACGTATGGGGATCCCGGAGCAGCTCGCCGAGCGGATGAGCATGGCCGAGCAGCACGAGTATCTGCACTCCAGATTCTCCCGGCGCACGATGATCAGAGGCGGGGCCGTCACGATGGGCGCCGTCGTGGGTGGCGCGTTTCTGCCGGGGGTGAGTGCGCAGGCGGCCGGCCGCAGCGTTGTCACTGCGCCCGCTTCCGCCGCGGAGAGGGTCGACGGGGCGCTGGTCGCACCGTTCGGCCGCCACCTCGCGTACGGGGCCGACGCGCGGACC is a genomic window of Streptomyces sp. NBC_00414 containing:
- a CDS encoding universal stress protein gives rise to the protein MAGHEFEPADRKRPVADPTAAEPLAAEEARQSCDPAFKHGVVVGFDGSTSSERALAYAIGMACRSGSGLIIVHVANRLPTTVWAGCEPPVFVDVPDHRTEVLGLELACAEYLAEVPWILVERGGDICHELEEVGREYEADAIVVGSTHGIVGRIFGSVAGRLAKRAQRPVVVIP
- the glmS gene encoding glutamine--fructose-6-phosphate transaminase (isomerizing); protein product: MCGIVGYIGRRDVAPLLLEGLQRLEYRGYDSAGLVVTSPKTAGLKMVKAKGRVRDLEARVPKRFAGTTGIAHTRWATHGAPSDENAHPHMSADNKVAVVHNGIIDNASDLRKKLEAEGVEFLSETDTEVLTHLIARSPAEKLEDKVRETLRLIEGTYGIAVMHADHADRIVVARNGSPVVLGIGEKEMFVASDIAALVTHTRQIVTLDDGEMATLKADDFRTYTTEGTRTTAEPTTVEWEAASYDMGGHDTYMHKEIHEQAEAVDRVLRGRIDDRFSTVHLGGLNLDAREARKIRRVKILGCGTSYHAGMIGAQMIEELARIPADAEPASEFRYRNAVVDPDTLYVAVSQSGETYDVLAAVQELKRKGARVLGIVNVVGSAIAREADGGMYVHAGPEVCVVSTKCFTNTTVAFALLALHLGRTRDLSVSDGKRIIEGLRKLPGQITEILDQEDEIKKLAEQYAEARSMLFIGRVRGYPVAREASLKLKEVSYIHAEAYPASELKHGPLALIEPALPTVAIVPDDDLLEKNRAALEEIKARSGKILAVAHQHQEKADQTILVPKNEDELDPILMGIPLQLLAYHTALALGRDIDKPRNLAKSVTVE